Proteins encoded in a region of the Bradyrhizobium sp. CB3481 genome:
- a CDS encoding alpha/beta fold hydrolase, protein MPTIDRDGIKIYYEVHGAGPPLLLTHGYSSTSGMWQGQIEALSKHYKLVLWDMRGHGQSGYPEDTAAYSEALTVADMAALLDAVGAETAIVGGLSLGGYMSLAFYRVHPERVRALLIIDTGPGFKKEDAREVWNKRAHDTADRFEREGLDVLKSGSRERSTVTHRNASGLARAARGMLTQRDARVIESLPDIKVPSLIVVGADDTPFLAASDYMATKIPGAQKVVIPSAGHAVNIDQPQAFIDAVLPFLAGLDTKTTQKAAS, encoded by the coding sequence ATGCCGACAATCGATCGCGACGGGATCAAGATCTATTACGAGGTTCACGGCGCCGGCCCACCGCTGCTATTGACCCACGGCTATTCGTCGACCAGTGGGATGTGGCAGGGCCAGATCGAGGCCCTGTCGAAGCACTACAAGCTCGTGCTGTGGGACATGCGCGGCCACGGTCAGTCCGGTTACCCCGAGGATACCGCCGCCTATAGCGAAGCGCTGACGGTGGCCGATATGGCGGCGCTGCTCGATGCGGTCGGCGCCGAGACGGCGATCGTCGGTGGGCTCTCGCTTGGCGGCTACATGTCACTGGCGTTCTATCGCGTCCATCCGGAGCGCGTGCGCGCGCTCCTGATTATCGACACCGGCCCCGGCTTCAAGAAGGAGGACGCCCGCGAGGTCTGGAACAAGCGCGCGCATGATACAGCCGACCGCTTCGAGCGCGAGGGGCTGGACGTCTTGAAGTCGGGCAGCCGAGAGCGCTCGACCGTCACCCATCGCAATGCATCGGGGCTGGCGCGCGCCGCGCGCGGCATGCTGACCCAGCGCGATGCCCGCGTGATTGAATCCCTGCCCGACATCAAAGTGCCGTCGCTGATCGTGGTCGGCGCCGACGACACCCCGTTCCTCGCCGCCTCCGACTACATGGCGACCAAGATTCCCGGCGCGCAGAAGGTGGTGATCCCCTCCGCCGGCCATGCCGTCAATATCGACCAGCCGCAGGCCTTCATCGACGCCGTATTGCCGTTCCTGGCCGGCCTCGACACCAAGACAACGCAGAAAGCCGCGTCATGA
- a CDS encoding dienelactone hydrolase family protein, with the protein MGQDIKLTASDGFNFGGYRADPADTPKGAIVVIQEIFGVNHHIRSVCDRLAGEGYVAIAPSIFDRTQPNFQCGYSPDEIANARKFIANPDWPAMLRDTQAAIDAVKGVGPVGIIGFCLGGSIAYAAATKLSGLSAAVGYYGGAVVRFADDKPQVPTQLHFGEKDAGIPLTDVETIRDKRPEVEVHIYPGAQHGFHCDERASYDKASADIAWPRSLAFFAKHLRK; encoded by the coding sequence GTGGGACAAGATATCAAACTGACGGCTTCGGACGGTTTTAATTTCGGTGGCTATCGCGCCGATCCCGCTGATACGCCGAAGGGCGCCATTGTGGTGATCCAGGAGATCTTTGGCGTCAATCACCACATCCGCTCGGTGTGCGATAGGCTCGCCGGCGAAGGCTATGTGGCGATTGCGCCGTCGATCTTCGACCGCACCCAGCCGAACTTCCAATGCGGCTACTCGCCTGATGAGATCGCCAATGCGCGCAAGTTCATCGCCAATCCCGATTGGCCCGCGATGTTGCGCGATACCCAGGCTGCGATCGATGCCGTGAAGGGCGTCGGCCCGGTCGGCATCATCGGCTTCTGCCTTGGCGGCAGCATCGCCTATGCGGCGGCAACGAAGCTGTCGGGGCTATCGGCCGCCGTCGGCTATTACGGCGGCGCCGTCGTGCGCTTTGCCGACGACAAGCCGCAGGTGCCGACGCAACTGCATTTCGGTGAGAAGGATGCGGGGATTCCACTGACGGATGTCGAGACCATCAGGGACAAGCGGCCGGAAGTCGAGGTCCACATCTATCCCGGCGCGCAGCACGGTTTTCACTGCGACGAGCGCGCCAGCTACGACAAGGCCAGCGCCGATATCGCCTGGCCGCGCAGCCTGGCGTTTTTTGCGAAGCATTTGAGAAAGTAG
- a CDS encoding tripartite tricarboxylate transporter substrate binding protein: protein MNYHWPVSVARAATAVALLASIAVTALCGASHPASAADAYPSRRITFVVPYPAGGATDVLARLLANKLQEAWKTTVVVENKSGGGGVVGNDYVAKAQPDGYTVLLAITQIIQAPSLVGKLPYDVFKDLTPVTQAALSTIVLVVPEQQPMKSVKELIDYAKANPGKPYGTFGNATTSHLYGELLKKVADIDMTHVPYRGSAPLTNDLLANTVTSAFQDLTTASAQIKAGKLRALAVGGEKRRKALPDVPTMGELGYPGFEVEGWLGFFVPAGTPKEIVTKLSDELARIIASPEGIAGIEALSLVPVGGSAEAFEQALRRDSQKWADVVKATGVRGE from the coding sequence ATGAACTATCATTGGCCGGTCAGCGTGGCGCGCGCGGCGACCGCAGTGGCGTTGCTTGCTTCCATTGCCGTGACGGCGTTGTGCGGCGCGTCGCATCCGGCATCGGCGGCGGACGCCTATCCGAGCCGGCGTATCACTTTCGTCGTGCCCTATCCCGCAGGTGGCGCCACCGACGTGCTGGCGCGGTTGCTTGCCAACAAGCTGCAGGAGGCGTGGAAGACGACGGTCGTCGTCGAAAACAAGTCGGGCGGCGGCGGTGTGGTCGGCAACGACTACGTGGCGAAGGCGCAGCCCGACGGCTACACCGTGCTGCTCGCGATCACGCAGATCATCCAGGCGCCGAGCCTCGTCGGCAAGTTGCCCTACGATGTCTTCAAGGATCTCACGCCGGTTACCCAGGCTGCATTGTCGACCATCGTTCTGGTCGTCCCCGAGCAGCAGCCGATGAAATCCGTGAAGGAGCTGATCGACTACGCCAAGGCGAACCCGGGCAAGCCTTACGGCACCTTCGGTAATGCGACGACGTCGCATCTCTATGGCGAGCTTCTCAAGAAGGTTGCCGATATCGACATGACCCACGTGCCCTATCGTGGCTCGGCTCCGCTGACCAACGACCTGCTCGCCAACACGGTGACTTCGGCGTTCCAGGACCTGACCACGGCGAGCGCGCAAATCAAGGCCGGCAAGCTCCGGGCGCTGGCGGTTGGCGGCGAGAAGCGCAGGAAAGCACTGCCCGACGTGCCGACGATGGGCGAGCTCGGTTATCCCGGTTTTGAGGTCGAAGGCTGGCTCGGCTTTTTCGTGCCTGCGGGCACCCCCAAGGAGATCGTGACGAAGCTTTCGGACGAACTCGCCCGTATCATCGCGTCCCCCGAGGGCATCGCCGGAATAGAGGCGCTCAGCCTGGTGCCGGTCGGTGGCTCGGCGGAAGCGTTCGAGCAGGCCCTGCGCCGCGATTCCCAGAAATGGGCTGACGTCGTGAAGGCCACCGGCGTCAGGGGCGAGTGA
- a CDS encoding polysaccharide biosynthesis/export family protein, translating to MRAFRIAIIAIITALALSGCMRTTGPVAVAPQGDLDSMAYGQPGSPPPQAVAAGSGGGAVGALRAAFAAPRPAPIPVVVAAPAAYVEPAPVRHDATYHLDAGDKLRVVVYGQEGLTNTYAVSAGGSITMPLIGSVMARGRTTAGLAAEISAKLRAGFIREPSVAVEIEAYRPFFILGEVAAPGQYPYVPNMTAESAVAIAGGFSPRARRDSVTVTHTDGSGTSRFVVSPASPISPGDTVLVGERWF from the coding sequence GTGCGCGCGTTTCGAATAGCGATCATTGCAATCATCACGGCACTCGCTTTGTCCGGCTGCATGCGCACGACCGGCCCGGTGGCGGTCGCGCCGCAAGGCGATCTCGATTCAATGGCCTATGGCCAGCCTGGCAGCCCGCCGCCGCAGGCAGTCGCTGCCGGGTCCGGCGGTGGTGCGGTCGGCGCGCTTCGTGCCGCCTTCGCGGCGCCGCGCCCGGCACCAATCCCCGTCGTCGTTGCTGCACCGGCCGCCTATGTCGAACCCGCGCCTGTGCGACATGACGCGACCTATCATCTCGATGCCGGCGACAAGCTGCGTGTCGTCGTCTACGGCCAGGAAGGTCTCACCAATACCTATGCGGTCAGCGCCGGCGGTTCGATCACCATGCCGCTGATCGGATCGGTCATGGCGCGTGGCCGCACCACGGCCGGACTGGCGGCGGAGATTTCGGCGAAGCTGCGCGCCGGCTTCATCAGGGAGCCGTCGGTCGCGGTGGAGATCGAAGCGTATCGGCCGTTCTTCATTCTCGGCGAGGTCGCCGCGCCCGGACAATATCCCTACGTGCCGAACATGACGGCCGAGAGCGCGGTGGCGATCGCTGGTGGCTTCTCGCCACGCGCCCGCCGCGATAGCGTCACAGTCACCCACACCGACGGCTCGGGAACGTCACGCTTCGTCGTGTCGCCCGCCAGCCCGATCAGCCCTGGCGACACGGTGCTCGTCGGCGAGCGTTGGTTCTAG
- the msrA gene encoding peptide-methionine (S)-S-oxide reductase MsrA, whose product MLFMRKSTALPSAAEALPGRATPIPTATTHFVNGRKLQPPYPAGLEQAVFGLGCFWGAERKFWELGDGIHATAVGYAGGHTPNPTYEEVCSGRTGHTEVVLVVFDPKKISYGQLLKTFWENHNPTQGMRQGNDVGTQYRSAIYTFGEEQRKAAEESKAMYQKALAAKGLGAITTEIAPSGEFYFAEDYHQQYLAKNPAGYCGLGGTGVSCPIGVGVTA is encoded by the coding sequence ATGTTGTTCATGCGCAAATCCACCGCGTTGCCAAGCGCAGCCGAAGCGCTGCCGGGCCGCGCCACGCCAATCCCGACCGCCACCACGCATTTCGTGAACGGCCGCAAGCTGCAGCCGCCCTATCCGGCAGGGCTTGAGCAGGCGGTGTTCGGCCTCGGCTGCTTCTGGGGCGCGGAGCGCAAGTTCTGGGAGCTCGGCGACGGCATCCATGCGACCGCCGTCGGCTATGCCGGCGGGCATACGCCCAATCCGACCTATGAAGAGGTTTGTTCGGGCCGCACCGGTCACACCGAAGTGGTGCTGGTCGTGTTCGATCCGAAGAAGATCTCCTACGGCCAGCTCCTGAAGACGTTCTGGGAAAATCACAACCCGACGCAGGGCATGCGCCAGGGCAACGATGTCGGCACCCAGTATCGCTCGGCGATCTACACCTTTGGCGAGGAGCAGCGCAAAGCTGCTGAGGAGTCGAAGGCGATGTATCAGAAGGCGCTCGCCGCCAAGGGGCTCGGCGCCATCACCACCGAGATCGCGCCGTCAGGCGAATTCTATTTCGCCGAGGACTACCATCAGCAATATCTCGCCAAGAATCCGGCGGGCTATTGCGGTCTGGGCGGCACCGGCGTGTCGTGCCCGATCGGCGTCGGCGTGACCGCCTGA
- the rpsT gene encoding 30S ribosomal protein S20, with protein MANTSSAKKATRKIARRTIVNKSRRTQMRGAVRTVEEAIKSGDRNAALEAMKRAEPELMQAAQRNIIHKNNASRKVSRLTHAIAKLAK; from the coding sequence ATGGCCAATACCTCTTCCGCCAAAAAGGCGACCCGCAAGATTGCCCGCCGTACCATCGTCAACAAATCGCGCCGCACCCAGATGCGTGGCGCGGTTCGCACCGTCGAGGAAGCGATCAAGAGCGGCGACCGCAATGCGGCGCTCGAAGCGATGAAGCGCGCGGAACCGGAACTGATGCAGGCCGCGCAGCGCAACATCATTCACAAGAACAATGCGAGCCGGAAGGTGTCGCGCCTCACGCACGCGATCGCCAAGCTCGCCAAGTGA